Proteins found in one Sorghum bicolor cultivar BTx623 chromosome 1, Sorghum_bicolor_NCBIv3, whole genome shotgun sequence genomic segment:
- the LOC8083627 gene encoding protein NRT1/ PTR FAMILY 8.3, translated as MTARLSSWLRADGPLFIGSPSEKQVCKDPYPFNNIPQAMEAADEEMPLIHYLSPEDEASQYTSDGTLDVNDQPALKQRIGNWRACFIILGTEFTESLAFFAISKNLITYLMSELHERNVDAARDVSTWIGSCFLTPLIGAFLADTYWGAYKTIVVFLLVYTVGMLTLTLSACLPYAMDDSPHNGGIRGATAYLGLYLVVLGSGGIKPCTSSLGAEQFDSTDMTERVTKASFFNWYYFSINIGSLLSGTVIVWVQENIGWGVGFAVPMVFMVFGLAAFVAGRKVYRYKKLSGSPLTRVAQVVVAAVRNCHLQLPEDTSALHHDTFFPAEPNFKTEAARQFRFFDKAAIILPWTGEKGTAAPSSPWRLCTVSQVEELKMLLRMLPVWATMVLFFAVTSQMSSTFIEQGAAMDDRVGPFTFPPASLATFEVISVMVCIPVYDAVLVPLARRVTGNDRGLSQLQRLGVGLALSVIAMVYAALLEARRLVLAQADMPAMNILWQAPVFAVLGAAEVFATIGILEFFYDQSPDGMKSLGNAFAQLSMAAGSYFNSAVLSAVAATTTARGVEPGWIPDDLNEGHLDYFFWMMAALSMVNLLHFVHYSIRYRGNNRTAS; from the exons ATGACAGCACGTTTGTCCAGCTGGCTGCGCGCAGATGGACCATTATTTATAGGAAGTCCTTCGGAGAAGCAGGTGTGCAAGGATCCATATCCTTTCAACAACATTCCTCAAGCCATGGAAGCAGCAGATGAGGAGATGCCACTGATTCATTACCTATCTCCAGAG GATGAAGCTTCACAATATACTAGCGACGGAACGCTTGACGTTAACGATCAGCCTGCTTTGAAGCAGCGCATCGGGAATTGGAGAGCATGCTTCATTATTTTAG GTACCGAGTTCACGGAATCCCTGGCATTTTTCGCTATATCAAAGAACCTAATCACCTATCTCATGAGTGAGCTCCACGAGCGCAATGTGGATGCCGCGAGGGATGTCTCTACCTGGATTGGCAGTTGCTTCCTCACACCTCTTATCGGAGCCTTCTTGGCCGACACATATTGGGGAGCATACAAGACGATAGTAGTCTTCCTCTTGGTCTACACCGTT GGGATGCTCACTCTGACGCTTTCTGCATGCCTCCCCTACGCCATGGATGATTCGCCACACAACGGTGGAATCCGTGGTGCCACAGCATACCTAGGGCTCTACCTTGTTGTCCTAGGCTCCGGAGGCATTAAGCCCTGCACGTCATCCCTTGGGGCCGAGCAATTCGACAGCACCGACATGACGGAGCGGGTGACCAAGGCTTCCTTCTTCAACTGGTACTACTTTTCCATCAACATTGGCTCACTGCTGTCAGGGACTGTGATCGTCTGGGTGCAAGAAAACATTGGATGGGGAGTCGGATTTGCCGTGCCGATGGTGTTCATGGTGTTTGGCCTGGCGGCGTTTGTCGCCGGTCGGAAGGTGTATAGGTACAAGAAACTGAGTGGGAGTCCTTTGACAAGGGTAGCCCAGGTGGTGGTTGCAGCTGTGAGGAACTGTCATCTCCAGTTGCCTGAGGATACGTCAGCCCTGCACCATGATACGTTTTTTCCAGCCGAGCCCAATTTCAAGACTGAGGCTGCCAGACAGTTCAG ATTCTTTGACAAGGCTGCCATAATATTGCCCTGGACTGGCGAGAAGGGCACAGCAGCACCGTCGAGCCCATGGAGACTGTGCACGGTGTCCCAGGTGGAGGAGCTGAAGATGCTGCTCCGGATGTTGCCGGTCTGGGCAACCATGGTGCTCTTCTTCGCCGTCACATCGCAGATGTCATCGACATTCATCGAGCAGGGGGCGGCCATGGACGACCGCGTTGGCCCATTCACCTTTCCTCCGGCGTCCCTGGCAACTTTCGAAGTAATCAGCGTCATGGTCTGCATCCCCGTCTACGACGCCGTGCTGGTGCCGCTGGCCCGGCGTGTCACCGGCAACGACCGCGGCCTGTCACAGCTGCAGCGGCTCGGCGTCGGCCTCGCACTGTCCGTGATCGCCATGGTGTACGCGGCGCTGCTTGAGGCGAGGCGACTGGTCCTCGCGCAGGCCGACATGCCTGCGATGAACATCTTGTGGCAGGCACCGGTGTTCGCCGTGCTCGGCGCGGCGGAAGTGTTCGCCACCATCGGCATCCTCGAGTTCTTCTACGACCAGTCGCCGGACGGGATGAAGAGCCTCGGCAACGCGTTCGCGCAGCTCTCCATGGCGGCCGGGAGCTACTTCAACTCGGCTGTGCTCAGCGCTgtcgcggcgacgacgacggcgcgcGGCGTGGAGCCCGGGTGGATCCCCGACGACTTGAACGAGGGTCACCTGGACTATTTCTTCTGGATGATGGCTGCTCTGAGCATGGTAAACCTGTTGCACTTCGTGCACTACTCCATCCGATACAGAGGCAACAACAGGACAGCTTCTTGA
- the LOC110434707 gene encoding calcium-transporting ATPase 8, plasma membrane-type-like isoform X2, which yields MIGMDFKDVRSKSSVLHVLPFSSEKKRGGVVLKVSDTEVHIHWKGAAEVLLASCRSWLSTDGSVQPMNSIKTLGDAILVAFVASWELFTPRWRRVTGRVTGYVVLLLCRTFDVCFATMLDVSCWMLD from the exons ATG ATTGGTATGGACTTCAAGGATGTGAGATCAAAATCTTCAGTTCTTCATGTTCTCCCATTCAGTTCAGAGAAGAAGCGTGGTGGTGTGGTTTTGAAAGTG TCAGATACAGAGGTTCACATTCATTGGAAAGGGGCAGCGGAGGTACTATTAGCATCTTGCAGAAGCTGGCTTTCTACTGATGGTTCTGTTCAGCCAATGAATTccatcaag ACTCTTGGCGATGCAATCCTTGTGGCCTTTGTGGCCAGCTGGGAGCTCTTCACACCACGGTGGCGACGGGTCACAGGACGCGTGACTGGCTATGTGGTTCTTCTACTTTGTAGGACGTTTGATGTTTGTTTTGCCACCATGTTGGATGTTTCATGTTGGATGCTCGATTAG
- the LOC8083629 gene encoding uncharacterized protein LOC8083629 isoform X1: MSRIWPQEGKLEVFKKWKRTKKTAPKPGRKKSKVDPTPTGGDTPRTRLALAREAAIQAAREAEEAAAKAAAAAEAAAAAEIQVIPPLQIEQPQPSSPAARRHICWDLQVGNEVDETATTSHEPPTKKMTPRRKILATRKKKSPAKNVKK; encoded by the exons ATGTCTAGAATATGGCCACAGGAAGGGAAGCTGGAAGTGTTCAAAAAGTG gaaaagaacaaaaaaaacagCCCCAAAACCTGGAAGAAAGAAGAGCAAGGTCGACCCTACCCCTACTGGAGGCGACACACCAAGAACAAGGTTAGCACTGGCTAGAGAAGCTGCAATTCAGGCAGCAAGGGAGGCAGAGGAGGCAGCAGCAAaggctgcagcagcagctgaaGCTGCAGCAGCCGCGGAGATACAAGTCATACCTCCACTTCAGATTGAGCAACCACAACCATCATCACCTGCAGCTAGAAG GCATATTTGTTGGGACCTGCAAGTAGGCAATGAGGTGGATGAAACAGCAACAACATCACATGAACCACCTACTAAAAAGATGACACCAAGGAGGAAGATCCTTGctacaaggaagaagaagagtccAGCAAAGAATGTCAAAAAGTGA
- the LOC110434707 gene encoding calcium-transporting ATPase 8, plasma membrane-type-like isoform X3, producing MDFKDVRSKSSVLHVLPFSSEKKRGGVVLKVSDTEVHIHWKGAAEVLLASCRSWLSTDGSVQPMNSIKTLGDAILVAFVASWELFTPRWRRVTGRVTGYVVLLLCRTFDVCFATMLDVSCWMLD from the exons ATGGACTTCAAGGATGTGAGATCAAAATCTTCAGTTCTTCATGTTCTCCCATTCAGTTCAGAGAAGAAGCGTGGTGGTGTGGTTTTGAAAGTG TCAGATACAGAGGTTCACATTCATTGGAAAGGGGCAGCGGAGGTACTATTAGCATCTTGCAGAAGCTGGCTTTCTACTGATGGTTCTGTTCAGCCAATGAATTccatcaag ACTCTTGGCGATGCAATCCTTGTGGCCTTTGTGGCCAGCTGGGAGCTCTTCACACCACGGTGGCGACGGGTCACAGGACGCGTGACTGGCTATGTGGTTCTTCTACTTTGTAGGACGTTTGATGTTTGTTTTGCCACCATGTTGGATGTTTCATGTTGGATGCTCGATTAG
- the LOC110432099 gene encoding uncharacterized protein LOC110432099 → MVCVHPRLRHRAGAAGPACHWQRPRPVAAATDQHRPRTVRGLHGARGGAEARRLLALTRANMPAMNIMWQAPVRCSPCSARQKCSPASASSSSSLRPDTGRDEEPQQRARTALHRRRELPLNSAVLSAVAVSTAACGVEPEWVPDDLHKGRLDYFFSMMAALGAALLALLHPIQRPS, encoded by the coding sequence ATGGTGTGCGTGCATCCCCGTCTACGACACCGTGCTGGTGCCGCTGGCCCGGCGTGCCACTGGCAACGACCGCGGCCTGTAGCAGCTGCAACGGATCAGCATCGGCCTCGCACTGTCCGTGGTCTCCATGGTGCACGCGGCGGTGCTGAGGCGAGGCGCCTGCTGGCCCTCACGCGGGCCAACATGCCAGCGATGAACATCATGTGGCAGGCACCGGTACGGTGTTCGCCATGCTCGGCGCGGCAAAAATGTTCACCGGCGTCGGCATCCTCGAGTTCTTCTCTACGACCGGACACCGGACGGGATGAAGAGCCTCAGCAACGCGCTCGCACAGCTCTCCATCGCCGCCGGGAGCTACCTCTCAACTCGGCGGTGCTCAGCGCGGtcgcggtgagcacggcggcgTGTGGCGTGGAGCCCGAGTGGGTCCCGGATGACCTGCACAAGGGCCGTCTGGACTATTTCTTCTCGATGATGGCTGCTCTGGGTGCTGCACTTCTTGCACTGCTCCATCCGATACAGAGGCCTTCCTGA
- the LOC8083629 gene encoding uncharacterized protein LOC8083629 isoform X2, whose translation MDSSGCPFWKRTKKTAPKPGRKKSKVDPTPTGGDTPRTRLALAREAAIQAAREAEEAAAKAAAAAEAAAAAEIQVIPPLQIEQPQPSSPAARRHICWDLQVGNEVDETATTSHEPPTKKMTPRRKILATRKKKSPAKNVKK comes from the exons ATGGATTCGAGTGGCTGTCCCTTTTG gaaaagaacaaaaaaaacagCCCCAAAACCTGGAAGAAAGAAGAGCAAGGTCGACCCTACCCCTACTGGAGGCGACACACCAAGAACAAGGTTAGCACTGGCTAGAGAAGCTGCAATTCAGGCAGCAAGGGAGGCAGAGGAGGCAGCAGCAAaggctgcagcagcagctgaaGCTGCAGCAGCCGCGGAGATACAAGTCATACCTCCACTTCAGATTGAGCAACCACAACCATCATCACCTGCAGCTAGAAG GCATATTTGTTGGGACCTGCAAGTAGGCAATGAGGTGGATGAAACAGCAACAACATCACATGAACCACCTACTAAAAAGATGACACCAAGGAGGAAGATCCTTGctacaaggaagaagaagagtccAGCAAAGAATGTCAAAAAGTGA